Below is a genomic region from Pyrococcus kukulkanii.
ATACCACCACCAAGTGGGGTTTAAGGATGGTGGCCATAAAATCGTTCGGCGAAGCAGTTTCCTTCTTAACATCCAATCCCAGGGTAATCCTAGTCCCTTTAATTTTCCTCCTAATCCTAGCCCCAATAAACACGTACGTCCAGAAGGACAACGTTCTCAAATCCCTAGAAAATCTTGAAAAAGGAAGCATAATACTGGAAGAGCATGGAGCAAATGAAGAATTAACTTCAGAGCAACTAAGGGCCCTCTTGATAGTCGCCCTTCTTTACATGCTTTTCCTCTCAGCCGCCCAATATTCAGTAACAATATACACCCACCGTAGGCGTTTAGGGGAAGACCTAGGCATTGGAGATGCCCTGATATCCGGGCTGGAGAACGTGATTCCAGCATTCATAGTGACTCTAATATCAGTAATCATCCTGGGTCTCATTGCCATTATCATTGCTGTGCCCTTCAGCATAATCATTGGAATTGGTGCCATTGGAGGATCAGAGGGCATGATAACTGTAGGAATGCTGGCCCTCCTAGCGGTTGAATTTTTCGCAATTACATTTTTTGGAGGGGCGGCATCAGTTATATTCCCTGCGTACGTTGTAAACAACTCCATAAGGAGGGGCATAGAAGAGTTCCTGCTACCCCTTCGAAAGCCAAAGTCGACGCTGGGCTTTGGTCTGCTCCTGATGCTAACGGTATTCACACTCTACATAGTCGCCAGCATCTTCGTCTTCCTCCCGCTTATATTCTCCAGATCGTTGGCGGGCCTACTCCTTGGAGCGCTCCTTCAGGCCCCAGTGATGGCCCTACTTCATGCCTTCACGTCAGTGGCATCACTGTCATTCTACGAGAACCTAAGGGAAGAGCTTTTAAACCAAGCTCAGAGCATCATGACAGATGTACGAACTTACTGAAGACCTAAAGCTGAGGAAGATAACTAAGTACGAGCTCGACGGTATCGATGAGAGGGAGGATCTTTTGGTTATTCCCCCTTCCTCTAAGGCCGGACCGTGTGGAAATGGCTGTGTATTCTGCTACCTCCTTCAAAACCCTTCGGATATGGTATACAAGGTTCCCAGGCATGACACGTTGAATGATCCAGAACTTGAAAATAGGATAAGGTACGCAAGAGAGCACTATGATCTCTGGATAAGGGTAACGGACACCTCAGGGAACGTGAAGTTCGACAAGGACAGAGTTGAGAGCCTGTACTCGGCGGGCCTTGATGAGATCCAGATCTCGGTTCACACAACGAAGAAGGATGTAAGAGCTAGATTAATGAGAAACAGACATGCAGGAAAGCTTATAGATCTTCTCCCCTTTGTAGCGGAGCACTTTAGGGTGATAGCGGACATAATTCTGACCCCAGGATACAACGTAGATGACATAGGCGAGATAATTGAAGATCTCGATTCAATGGGAATCAATGAGGTGAGGCTATTCCCCGTGGGGGTTACTAGGTACAACAGATTTGGTGTTAGGCCACTAACCAAGGAAGAGCTGATGTTCGTGAAGAGAGTGGCCCTTGAAAAGGACAAGGAGCTTGATATCAAGGTAGTGATCCCACCAATATTCCTAGCGCTGCTAGGTGAATTTACAACAGGAGTCGAGCCATTCGATATAGAGCCCAACATTCCAACTTATATCCTAACGGGGGAGCTGGCCTACCCTGAGATGAGGAGGCTATTTCCCAGGGTAAACGTTGTCATGGTCAAAAACGAGTTCTTCGGAGGGAACATAGGAACGGCAGGCCTGCTTACAGGTAGGGACGTTCTCAAGGAAGTTGAAAAGCTGCCGGAGGTTGACATAGGCCTAATCATATTGCCCGAGCTCATGTTCTACGGTGACATGACCCTTGATGGGTGGAGGAGACAGGATCTATTCACCAGGATACTAGTGGAGAAGGGTTATATAGTTGAGACGGCACTTGAACCCCAGGAGATACCGAAGGTAATTGAGAAGGTGGCCCTATGATGAGAGAGCTGTTAAATGATTTGGTGATTAGAGGATGGCTGGCTGAGGGGGTTTGAATGAGAGAAACCCCGTACTATTCCTACGTTGTCGGGGAACTTCCGGAGGGGTGCAAGTACTGCGTTAGGGGAGAAAAGCTCGTCCTCTTCGTCACCGGTGTGTGCCCTAGGAACTGTTTCTATTGTCCTTTAAGCCCTTGGAGGAGAAAAGACGTTGTTTATGCCAATGAGAGGCCAGTTAAGTCCATAGAAGACATAATAGAAGAGGCAAAGATTCAAGATGCCAGGGGAGCAGGAGTTACAGGAGGAGACCCCCTAGCGAGGCTCTCAAGGACCGTCGAATATATAAAAGCCCTCAAGGATGAGTTTGGGAGAAAGTTCCACATCCACCTCTACACTACAGGAATTCTAGCTGACGAAAAAGCCCTGCAAAGACTTTATGATGCCGGATTGGACGAGATAAGGTTTCATCCGGACTTGTTTGAGCTAAATTCAAAGTTCCTTCAGAGAGAAATTGAAAACATGAAGAAAGCCTTTGACTTTTCCTGGGACGTTGGAGGAGAGGTTCCAGCTGTTCCTGGCTTTGGAGACAGGATAAAGTGGTTCGCAAGTCTCTTAGACAACATGGGAGGGAAGTTCCTGAACATAAACGAGCTTGAGTTCAGCGAGACCAATCTAAGGAATCTGCTTACAAGAGGGTACAAGCCGATAAGTGATGAGAGCTCGGCGATAAAGGGTTCACTTGAGCTGGGCCTTGAAATCTTGGAGTGGGGCGAGAAGAATACCTCACTAAATTACCACCTCTGCACGGCAAAGCTAAAGGATGCAGTCCAGCTCAGGAACAGGCTTAGGAGGATGGCCAAGAACGTTGCAAGGCCCTACATGGAGATAACTGAGGATGGAACTCTAAGGTTTGGTATAGCTGAGTACGAGGATCTTGAGGAGCTGTATGAGCTACTCGTTGAGGAGGCAGGAGTTCCCGAGGAGTGGCTCTATATTAATTGGGAGAAGGAGAGAATAGAAATGCCCGTCGAAGTTGCAGAGGAACTCGCGGATGCAATCGAGGGCGACGTTAAGTTCTATATAGTGGAGGAGTATCCAACCTGGGACAGGGTCGAAGTTGAGAGGATCCCTCTCAATTAATTATTTAAATTCTTTAGGCTAGTCTAACTTTGGTGGGTGAAGGTGGTTTCAAAGAGGGAAGAGGAGTACCTAGAGGTCATGTACCTTCTCCAGAAGAATAAGGGCGTGATTAGGGTTAAGGACATAGCGAGAATCCTGCACGTTAAGCCCCCAAGCGTTGTTGATGCACTGAAAAAGCTCGCTGAGAAAGGTTTGGTTGAGTATGAGAAATACGACAGGATACTCTTAACGGAAGAGGGTAGGAAGATCGCGGAGAAAACATATTCTAAGCACCTCCTCCTTACCGAGTTCTTTACCAACGTCCTGGGGATCCCTCCGGAGATTGCCGAAGAAGATGCCTGCCAGTTTGAGCACTACGTCCATGACATAACGATCCAGAGGATAAAGGAGTTCATAAGCTACATCCAAGAGCACTGTCCTTACGTCCTAAAACAGTTCCTAAAAAAGGTAATGGAAGAATCAGGCAGTGGCAAGGTAGGCGAAGTAGCCGACGAACACTAGGGCCAAGATGTACATCAGTGGGTGTACCTCCTTCCACCTTCCGGTGAATACCTTGAGTAGGGTGTAGCTTATGAAGCCAACCCCAATTCCATCGGCTATTGAGTAGGTGAACGGTATCGTTATCAACACTAGAAATGCTGGAATAGCCTCGGTTGGATCGCTGAAGTCAACCTCCTTGAAGGCGCTCATCATGTAGTAACCGACTATCACTAGGGCAGGAGCCGTTGCAAAGGCTGGAATTGCCTTTGCTACTGGAGCAATGAAGAGACCTATGGCTAGGAATAGGAGACCAACTACAACCGCCGTGAATCCCGTTCTACCGCCCTCCTCTATACCCGCGGCACTCTCTATGTAAGTTGTGACAGTCGAAGTACCGAGTATTGCACCGAACGTAGTTCCTATCGCATCTGTGAGGAGAACCTTTTCTGCATCTGGGATTTTGCCTTCCTTGGTTAGAAAGCCAGCCTTGGCGCTCAAACCGGTGACCGTTCCAAGGGTGTCGAAGAAGTCCACCATGAAGAACGCGAATACAACTCCGAGGGCACCCGCGTTCAGCAGACCGTGAAGGTCAAGCTTCATGAAGGTGTAGCTTATTGTTGGCATTGAGAACAATTTCTCTGGCCAGGGGGCAACCCCTGTTATCCATCCGACTATACTCGTAGCCAAGATCGAGATCAGTAGTGCACCCTTGATTCTCAGGCCGATGAGAATTGCCGCAACGAATAGACCGAAGAGGAACAGTAGTGTTTCGGGCTTTGCCAATGCAGGAGCGTTAAGGCCCGTGAGCTGGAGAACTCCCTCCTTTGTGGTTACCGCCGTGAGTAAGCCAACGTCATTGAGCCCTATGAACGTCAGGAAAAGACCAATTCCAGCACCAACGGCGTACTTCTGGCTCAGGGGAATCGCGTGAATTATAGCACTTCTGACCTTAGTGATGCTCAGAATTATGAAGATTATACCCTCAACGAACACCGCGGCTAATGCAACTTTCCATCCGTACTTAGGAGCTACGGTAAAGGCAAAGTATGCGTTGAGACCCATTCCCGGAGCGAGGGCGAATGGTTTCTTTGCGTAGACACCCATTAGTATTGTCGTGAGACCTGCAGCTAGGGCCGTTACAGCAACAAGTGAATCGAACGCCTCCTGTCCCATCGCTGCACTAAGGATAGAGGGATTCACGAAGAGAATGTAAGCCATCGTCATGAACGTAGTCAATCCTGCAAGGACTTCAGTCTTGAGATCAGTGCCATACTTTTCGAACTCAAAATATCTCTCTATCCAGCCCATCTGGGCACCTCCAATTGCCTTTGTTTTGTCAAAGAAAAGGGTATTTTTAAGATTTATTTTACAAACACATGACAAAACTTCAAAGAATTGAAAGGATTGGAGAATTTATCCAGTAGCTCCCTTGAGGGCATCCTTGCATGGGCAATTTCTTTCCTTGGGGATGAGGGGAATCGCATGAACTATTAGTGAGACTATCTCCTTCGTCTTCTTCTGCATTAACTCTACAACTTCAATATGGGTTAACTTTTGATGACTTATTCCTGCAGCGTAATTGGTAACTATCGCAACGCTGGCGTAGCACATCTCTAGCTCCCTTGCGAGTATCGCCTCAGGGCATTGAGTCATTCCCACCACGTCACCACCCAGGATTCTGTAAGCTCTGATTTCGGCAGCTGTTTCAAATCTTGGACCTTCAGTGCAGACGTAAGTTCCCCGGGGGTGGTAGGGGAGGGCTAGGTTCTTTGCGGCAGTTATTAGTGCCCTCCTTATCTCGGGGCAGTAGGGTTCCGTAAAGTCAACGTGGGCAACGAACTTCCTATCGTGGGGACTTTCCTCCCCATCATAAAACGTCCTGGGCCTTGAAACCGTAAAGTCCATGAGTTGATCCAGAATTACGAAGTCCCCAGGCTTCATGTTCGGATTTAAGGAACCAACTGCTGAGGTGGCAATAATCCTCTCAACGTCAAGCTCGTAGAGGGCCCAAATGTTGGCCCTATAGTTTATCTTGTGAGGTGGAATCGAGTGACCCTTCCCGTGCCTGGCGAGAAAGGCTACCTCCTCTCCACCTATCCTTCCAAGGGTTACGGTTACTTCACCGTAGGGAGTCTTCACTACTTCCTCCCTTTTATTCTCTGCAGGGAAGTCGTAGACTCCAGAACCTCCTATGACGGCTATCCTGGGCATGATACCACCAGTAAGAAATTTAAGCTAACTCCTTAAAAGGGAAATGGGTGGGCCGGTAGTTTAGCCAGGATAAAACGCCGGCCTCCGGAGCCGGAGATCCCGGGTTCAAATCCCGGCCGGCCCGCCATTTCCTAAAACCACGTTTTAATTCTCTACTTGCAAGATATAAAATTCCCACCAGTGAAACACGATCCTAAAATTTCTACCCTCTTCAAAATCTTTAATTGTGACATTGTAGGCCCATTTTACATAGGGGCCCAAAATTACGTATTTGACCTCATATTTCTCGATAATCTTTGATCTTTCGCTAGGATTTGTGAAAAATAATTCAATATCCTTTCTTCTCTGCTCCATGTTCAAAAAGGGATTTCCGTGCCCAAATGTTACAGCCACTACAGGCCGTCCAGTAAAGCCCGCAATCCATTCTAGAGTGTAGGGATGACTAATTAAACAGTCATCACGATTAGTATTTTCGCTGATCCATCTGGAGACCTTTACCAAGCCTTTTGTGTAGTTTCCAGCTAATTTCTCGAAATCTACATAAGTGTACGTCGGGAAGGCATAGAAAGTGCTTGGATTGTGAAAGTTGTAGTCAACAAAGGAAATTGAACCATAAGTCAAGAGTATTGCCGAAATTCCAAACACTACAAACTTTCCAGCTTTAATTTCCTCAAGAATGCCCCACGATTCCGCAGAAATACGCAAGTAAGTAAGTGTAGTGAAGGGGAATCACAAATCGAGATGGAAATATCTCGATTCCAGTAAAGATGAACAGAATCGATGGAAGCACGTTAACTACTCCCACGATTCCGAGCATGAAAAATGTGAAATCCCGGGGCTCACATTTCCTGCCCTTCCACAACGCCAGTATCAAGAGAGCTATCCCCCAAACTGGAGGGAGAACCCTTCTTATTGTGGCATATGGGGAGAGGGAGCTTAGCCAGTTGCCCTCCACCATTAGAGATGCTCCATGTTCGATATGCAGAAAAACATTAACTACAAATGGTGAAAATATTAAACCGCCTACGAGAGGGAGAAGCAACCAGGATTTGTTCTCTCTGTTCTCTCTGGATTTAAGGAGGGCATAGAAAAACAATCCAATGAAAACCGGCATAGCACCCCCATAGTGGCTCCACAGCATTAGACCCAGCAACAAGCCTGCATAGAGGAGGTATTTTCTTTTTCCAGTCTTTTGGTATCTAAGGACTTCCAAGTACAACAAGGGAAGGAAAATTGGAATTAAGGCCTTAGGATTTGGGAAAAGTTGCGAGTTCATTATCAGAAATGAAAGCGGAACCCAACAAAACTCCACCATATCTCTTGTCAATTTCTTCCCCGAGCTTGTACCATGCAAAGACTATCAACACGGCAAAGACCAGCGGAGTCCAGATCATGAGGGTCCAGATAGAAACGTGAGTAACTTTTGCTAAGAATGCCATAAGAAAGTGGTAAAGGAAGGGGTACCAGTTTGGATAGACCTTGTAGTGCTGGTCGAGGAAAGGATTTCTGCCAAGGAAAATCCCCCTAATCATTGCCATGTGGATTATAGTATCTCCACCGTTAGCCCCCGACTGGCATTCTCCTGTCATGGATAACCATAAAGTTCACAACAAATAAAATCAGTAAAAGCCAAAGCAACTCTGGTTTTATCCTCTTCATGGTTTTATCCCAAGCCCTTCCTACTACCTTTGCATTTTAAAAATACAATGTTAGAGCGACCCCAGAGGATTCCTATCTAACACTATATACTCAGCCTTGAACCCAGGCTCTAGTTTTCCTATATCCCTAGCCAGTGATATGCTGGCTGAGCCGTAGGTATAGAAGTGCAATGCTTCACTTACGGAGAGAGACTCATCTTTTGTCAACTCATACAGCTTAACATTATCTCTACCCCTGTTCACTGCGGCATCTACGGTTAACCATGGATCAGCAGGCTCTATTGGTGCATCCGTACTGAACCCGAGCTCGGCGTACCTGCTTAGGGTTTTTAACCTGTAGACCCATTTAGCCCTCTCTTCTCCCACCCTCTCAACGACCCACCAGTCGCTTATTATGAAGTGGGGCTGAACCGAGAGCCTAATACCTAAATCTTTAATCCTCTCAAGCTGATCATCCCTAACTACCGATGCATGCTCTATCCTCCCCGCGAATTCAGCTTCCTCAAACGCATCCAAGGCAACGTCAAGGGCCTTATCACCTATGGCATGGATAGCAACGTCCAAGCCTAAAGCTTTGGCCCTTTCGATCACTTCCACAAGCTCCTTTTTCTCCGTGACGAGTTGGCCTGAGGTTGAGGGGTCATCCGAATACGGCTCGCTCAGAAGGGCGGTTCTAGCCCCTAAGCTTCCGTCCGTGAACAGCTTAACACCAGCTATTACCAACCTTTTTCCCTCAAACCTTCCCAGGCCAAGAGACTCGAGCTTGCCCAGCAACTCCGGATTTATGTAGGCGAAAACATTAAGCCTCAGCTTCCCTTCCCTCTCAAGCCTGAAAAGGGCTTTAAGGGCCTTCTCGTTAACGCTCATGAAGTCCACGGAGTGAACTCTTAGGTTAAGTAGGTGATCCTGGGCCTTTAGAATGTAGTGGGCGTAATCATCAACCGATAAGACTTTCTCGTTTATCACCTTCCTAGCCTCTTCAAGGGCTTTCTCCTTTATTAACCCTGTAGATTCATCGAAATCCTTTGAAGGTTTCAAGTTCAAGAGCTCAAGCATCTTAGAGTTGGCTATGGCAACGTGAAAGCACTTCCTGTATATGAAGACTGGCCTATCTATGGCATCAAGATCCTCCCTTGTGGGCCACCTGCCAAGCTCATCCTGATCCCAGCCAAAGCCAAAGATTATCCTAGCATTAGAGGCTTTCAGCCTATTCACGAGTTCCTCTATGGATGTAACTCCTCTTAGATTGACCATTTCAAGGCTCATCCCAAGTTCGTCCAAGTGCAAGTGAGAATCAAAGAACGCTGGCATGACGAACTTACCTTTGAGGTCAACTACTTCACCACCGGCCAATTCAACGATTCTCCTCGCCACTTCGCTATCCCCAGCAAATATAACCCTATCATTTGCTATCACCAAGCCCGAGATCTTCCTAACGGGATTAAATGATGTATAAATTATGCCGTTGACTAAGGCCTTCATATTACCACCAAACATGTTATATGATGAAAATTTTTAACTTTCATGAATACAATCAGACGGGTGGTTTAACGTGAAGAAGTTACTCATGGGAAATGAGGCCATAGCCCACGGTGCATTAGAGGCTGGAATCGCGTTCGCTACCGGTTATCCTGGGACCCCCTCAACTGAGGTTATCGAAACTATAGCGAGGTTAAAACCAGAGGTTTTTGCTGAATGGGCGCCAAACGAGAAGGTGGCGTTAGAGGAGGCCGCCGGAGTTTCGTACGCTGGACTTAGGAGCTTAGTAACTATGAAGTGCGTGGGCTTAAACGTTGCTGCAGACCCCTTGATGAGCCTCGCCTATTCCGGTGTAGAGGGAGGTCTTGTAATCCTTGTAGCGGATGATCCTGGGCCACATACGAGCCAGACCGAACAGGATGACAGGTACTACGGCAAGATATCCCTCCTACCAGTTCTAGAACCATATGATCCCCAGGAGGCTCACGATTTAATAATCTATGCCTACGAGCTAAGTGAGAAGTACAAGGTCCCTGTTATATTTAGGACTACCACGAGGGTTAACCACACAACAGCTGACGTTGAAGTTGGGGAGTTCAAGGAATTAAAGAGGGAGCCGAAGTTCAAGAAGGACATAGAGAGGTACGTTAGGGCGAGCATGGAGGGCAACAGGAAGAGGCATCAATGGCTGAATGAGACCCTAAGGAAGATCGAGGAAGAGTTTAACTCGATGCCCTTCAACTGGATTGAGGGTGATGGAAAAGTCGGAATAGTTGTCGAGGGAGCGCCGTACAATTACGTTAAGGAGGTAATTCCATCCCTGGGAGAGGACTTTAAGATACTCAAGCTCTCAACCCCGCATCCACTCCCAAGAAAGCTCGTTCTTGACTTCCTTAAGGACGTCGAGAAAGTGATAGTAATCGAAGAGGGGGCACCCTTCCTGGAGGAGGAGATAAAGGTTGTTGCTTATGAGGCCGGACTTCACGTCCCAATATACGGGAAGAGGACCGGGCATCTGCCCTTAGAGGGAGAACTAAATCCAAGGCTAGTGAAAAATGCCATGTTGAAGATCCTTGGAAAGGAGAAGGAAGAAGTGGAGATGCCCCAGGAGGTCAGAGAGGCGGAAGCGTTAGCCCCCAAGAGACCTCCAGTTATGTGCCCCGGCTGTCCCCACAGGGGTAGCTATAGGGCATTGTTGGATGCCCTAAGAGAGCTTGGCTTCGGAAAGTTCGACGTTCCGGTTCACGGCGACATAGGCTGTTATGCCCTCTCCCTATTGCCGCCCCTCGAAGCAATATGGACTGAGTTCGTCATGGGTGCCAGCATAAGCCTTGCCAATGGACAAAGCGTGGCAATGGGCAAGAAGATAGTTGCAACGATAGGAGACTCAACTTTCTTCCACAACGGAATTCAGCCGTTGATAGATGCGGTCTATAAGAACCTCGACGTTCTAGTGCTAATTCTCGATAATAGAACGACGGCAATGACGGGTCATCAGCCCCACCCAGGAACCGGGGGCAGCGAAACTGGAAGGAAGTTCCAGGAGATTGATATCGAGGCCTTGGTTAAGGCAATTGGAGTTAAGTACGTTAAAACCGTTGATCCCTACGATCTCAAGGCGACGAAGGAAGCGATAAAGGAGGCCATGAAGGTTAAGGGACCCGCGGTAATTATAGCCAAGAGGGAGTGCGTAATTCCGGTGATAAGGAGGGGTGAAATCGGAGAGATACCACTGGTAATAGAGGACAAGTGTACGGGCTGTAAGGCATGTATTCTCCTGACTGGCTGTCCAGCGTTGGTCTACGACCCAGAAACGAGGAAGGTAAGAATTGACAATCTGATATGCACGGGCTGTGGAATCTGCAACCAGACCTGTCCATTTGACGCTATAAAGTTCCCAAGTAAAACCGAAAAATCTTAGATACCCTTCCTGCTCTCTTGTTATTTTTATTAACCCTACATGAGCTGTGGAAAAGAGAAAATATTTGTTCTACGCTGATTGGAAGTGTTTAGTAATTCTTCGTTATTAAATGGCAGTAAGTTACACGAATTGGATGATAATGTTACGAAAATTTTTCGATGAAAATTAGAAATGTTTTTAAGAGTAGATTCACGCTAGAATACCGAGAAAAATTGTTAGAACGCAAAGAAAAGCTAATTTTATCTTATTATAAGTAAAACGTCCTTTATAATGGCGTAGCTTCTAGAATTAAGCGAAAATAAAAGTGGACAAGAAAACGTCTTACAAGCCTTTTTGCAACTCTCATGAGATATTTAACTTTCTAGGATAGACAAGAGAAGTAAGAGGGCCCCTTGTCGAAAAACTTATAATATTGGAGCCTTTCTAAGAAGGTATTGGGGAATTGCACTAAAGATCGGGTCTGTTCCAATAAGACTAGAAGAGAATTGAAAAAGGTGATCCCACATCCAATTATATACGTTG
It encodes:
- a CDS encoding DUF512 domain-containing protein; the protein is MYELTEDLKLRKITKYELDGIDEREDLLVIPPSSKAGPCGNGCVFCYLLQNPSDMVYKVPRHDTLNDPELENRIRYAREHYDLWIRVTDTSGNVKFDKDRVESLYSAGLDEIQISVHTTKKDVRARLMRNRHAGKLIDLLPFVAEHFRVIADIILTPGYNVDDIGEIIEDLDSMGINEVRLFPVGVTRYNRFGVRPLTKEELMFVKRVALEKDKELDIKVVIPPIFLALLGEFTTGVEPFDIEPNIPTYILTGELAYPEMRRLFPRVNVVMVKNEFFGGNIGTAGLLTGRDVLKEVEKLPEVDIGLIILPELMFYGDMTLDGWRRQDLFTRILVEKGYIVETALEPQEIPKVIEKVAL
- a CDS encoding radical SAM protein: MRETPYYSYVVGELPEGCKYCVRGEKLVLFVTGVCPRNCFYCPLSPWRRKDVVYANERPVKSIEDIIEEAKIQDARGAGVTGGDPLARLSRTVEYIKALKDEFGRKFHIHLYTTGILADEKALQRLYDAGLDEIRFHPDLFELNSKFLQREIENMKKAFDFSWDVGGEVPAVPGFGDRIKWFASLLDNMGGKFLNINELEFSETNLRNLLTRGYKPISDESSAIKGSLELGLEILEWGEKNTSLNYHLCTAKLKDAVQLRNRLRRMAKNVARPYMEITEDGTLRFGIAEYEDLEELYELLVEEAGVPEEWLYINWEKERIEMPVEVAEELADAIEGDVKFYIVEEYPTWDRVEVERIPLN
- a CDS encoding metal-dependent transcriptional regulator encodes the protein MYLLQKNKGVIRVKDIARILHVKPPSVVDALKKLAEKGLVEYEKYDRILLTEEGRKIAEKTYSKHLLLTEFFTNVLGIPPEIAEEDACQFEHYVHDITIQRIKEFISYIQEHCPYVLKQFLKKVMEESGSGKVGEVADEH
- a CDS encoding NCS2 family permease; this encodes MGWIERYFEFEKYGTDLKTEVLAGLTTFMTMAYILFVNPSILSAAMGQEAFDSLVAVTALAAGLTTILMGVYAKKPFALAPGMGLNAYFAFTVAPKYGWKVALAAVFVEGIIFIILSITKVRSAIIHAIPLSQKYAVGAGIGLFLTFIGLNDVGLLTAVTTKEGVLQLTGLNAPALAKPETLLFLFGLFVAAILIGLRIKGALLISILATSIVGWITGVAPWPEKLFSMPTISYTFMKLDLHGLLNAGALGVVFAFFMVDFFDTLGTVTGLSAKAGFLTKEGKIPDAEKVLLTDAIGTTFGAILGTSTVTTYIESAAGIEEGGRTGFTAVVVGLLFLAIGLFIAPVAKAIPAFATAPALVIVGYYMMSAFKEVDFSDPTEAIPAFLVLITIPFTYSIADGIGVGFISYTLLKVFTGRWKEVHPLMYILALVFVGYFAYLATA
- the mtnP gene encoding S-methyl-5'-thioadenosine phosphorylase, translated to MPRIAVIGGSGVYDFPAENKREEVVKTPYGEVTVTLGRIGGEEVAFLARHGKGHSIPPHKINYRANIWALYELDVERIIATSAVGSLNPNMKPGDFVILDQLMDFTVSRPRTFYDGEESPHDRKFVAHVDFTEPYCPEIRRALITAAKNLALPYHPRGTYVCTEGPRFETAAEIRAYRILGGDVVGMTQCPEAILARELEMCYASVAIVTNYAAGISHQKLTHIEVVELMQKKTKEIVSLIVHAIPLIPKERNCPCKDALKGATG
- a CDS encoding endonuclease V yields the protein MFGISAILLTYGSISFVDYNFHNPSTFYAFPTYTYVDFEKLAGNYTKGLVKVSRWISENTNRDDCLISHPYTLEWIAGFTGRPVVAVTFGHGNPFLNMEQRRKDIELFFTNPSERSKIIEKYEVKYVILGPYVKWAYNVTIKDFEEGRNFRIVFHWWEFYILQVEN
- a CDS encoding glycosyltransferase family 39 protein; its protein translation is MNSQLFPNPKALIPIFLPLLYLEVLRYQKTGKRKYLLYAGLLLGLMLWSHYGGAMPVFIGLFFYALLKSRENRENKSWLLLPLVGGLIFSPFVVNVFLHIEHGASLMVEGNWLSSLSPYATIRRVLPPVWGIALLILALWKGRKCEPRDFTFFMLGIVGVVNVLPSILFIFTGIEIFPSRFVIPLHYTYLLAYFCGIVGHS
- a CDS encoding amidohydrolase, producing MKALVNGIIYTSFNPVRKISGLVIANDRVIFAGDSEVARRIVELAGGEVVDLKGKFVMPAFFDSHLHLDELGMSLEMVNLRGVTSIEELVNRLKASNARIIFGFGWDQDELGRWPTREDLDAIDRPVFIYRKCFHVAIANSKMLELLNLKPSKDFDESTGLIKEKALEEARKVINEKVLSVDDYAHYILKAQDHLLNLRVHSVDFMSVNEKALKALFRLEREGKLRLNVFAYINPELLGKLESLGLGRFEGKRLVIAGVKLFTDGSLGARTALLSEPYSDDPSTSGQLVTEKKELVEVIERAKALGLDVAIHAIGDKALDVALDAFEEAEFAGRIEHASVVRDDQLERIKDLGIRLSVQPHFIISDWWVVERVGEERAKWVYRLKTLSRYAELGFSTDAPIEPADPWLTVDAAVNRGRDNVKLYELTKDESLSVSEALHFYTYGSASISLARDIGKLEPGFKAEYIVLDRNPLGSL
- the iorA gene encoding indolepyruvate ferredoxin oxidoreductase subunit alpha is translated as MGNEAIAHGALEAGIAFATGYPGTPSTEVIETIARLKPEVFAEWAPNEKVALEEAAGVSYAGLRSLVTMKCVGLNVAADPLMSLAYSGVEGGLVILVADDPGPHTSQTEQDDRYYGKISLLPVLEPYDPQEAHDLIIYAYELSEKYKVPVIFRTTTRVNHTTADVEVGEFKELKREPKFKKDIERYVRASMEGNRKRHQWLNETLRKIEEEFNSMPFNWIEGDGKVGIVVEGAPYNYVKEVIPSLGEDFKILKLSTPHPLPRKLVLDFLKDVEKVIVIEEGAPFLEEEIKVVAYEAGLHVPIYGKRTGHLPLEGELNPRLVKNAMLKILGKEKEEVEMPQEVREAEALAPKRPPVMCPGCPHRGSYRALLDALRELGFGKFDVPVHGDIGCYALSLLPPLEAIWTEFVMGASISLANGQSVAMGKKIVATIGDSTFFHNGIQPLIDAVYKNLDVLVLILDNRTTAMTGHQPHPGTGGSETGRKFQEIDIEALVKAIGVKYVKTVDPYDLKATKEAIKEAMKVKGPAVIIAKRECVIPVIRRGEIGEIPLVIEDKCTGCKACILLTGCPALVYDPETRKVRIDNLICTGCGICNQTCPFDAIKFPSKTEKS